The nucleotide window TTTCAGCTCATATTTCGTCTTACTTTGGAGAGCCACTTTTATACATAGTAGTCCTTTCTTTTGTCGCTCTTTTGATTGTTGCCCAGCTTCCTGAAAAACTTCCGGGGTTAACGTCCGAAATTTCTGCAATTTTAACTTTTCTAATAGGAGTTCTCTGTTATAAAGGTGAATTTCAGCTTGCTTCAGTTCTTGCTATAGCGGTCCTTTCTATTCTTAGCTTTAAGGAACAGATGCACAAGTTTGTAAAACATTTAACCCTTGAAGATCTTTTTGCATTTTTAAAGTTTGCAGCCGTTAGTGTTATTCTCTATCCCCTTTTACCAGATACTTCCCTTTATGGTGTTAATCCTAAGGAAGTTTGGACAATGGTTGTTATTATCTCCACCATTGATTTTATAGGTTATTTTCTGACAAAAGTTGCAGGGGAAAGGGGAATTCTTTTTACGGGACTTTTGGGCGGTCTTGTTTCAAGTACAGCAGTTTCTGCAACTTTTTCCTCTCTATCTAAAGTCAATAAAACTTTAATTCCTGAGTATGCTGCAGGTATCGTTGGAGCTTCAGCAATAATGTTTCCCAGAATGGTTTTCATTACAGGTCTTATAAGCGTTCAGTTTACTAAGTACCTTTTAGTTCCTTTCTTTACAGCTTTTATTTTCGGAATTTTCTTTGCTTACAGAATATCAAGCTTGGAAAAAAGAGAGAGAGCAAAAGTGGATGTTAAAAATCCGTATGAGCTTTCAAATGCTATAAAATTCGGGGCTTTTTACGCATTTATTCTTTTTATATCACGAAATACTTTAAAGTATCTTGGAGATTATGGACTTTACATAATTGCTGCTATTTCTGGACTTTCCGATGTTGATGCTATAACTCTTACGGTTTCTAAACTCTTTATGGCGAATGAACTCTCTCTTTTGCCTGCAGTTATTTCAATAGTTATAGCTGCAACTGTAAATACTATTTTTAAGTGGTTTTTAACTCTCTCTATGGGAACAAATGAACTTTTTAAAATGGTAACTCCCGGATTTCTTGCCCTTATTGTTGGAGAAATTTTAGGGATAGGGATTTTGGTATTTTGGGGATAATTAACTTTAGAATTAATTCCCCGCGCGAGAGGCGGGGAGGATAGATTACTGAACAGGATATACGCTTACAAATTTCTTGTTTCTTCTAGTTTCAAACTTGACTACGCCGTCAACAAGAGCGAAAAGAGTATAGTCTCTACCCATTCCAACGTTTAGTCCTGGGTGGATAGAAGTTCCTCTT belongs to Desulfurobacteriaceae bacterium and includes:
- the rpmA gene encoding 50S ribosomal protein L27; its protein translation is MAHKKGMGSTKNGRDSIGKRLGVKRHDGQVVKAGNILVRQRGTSIHPGLNVGMGRDYTLFALVDGVVKFETRRNKKFVSVYPVQ
- a CDS encoding MgtC/SapB family protein — translated: MVDFLKEVISSDTWKLYQPYFVSIILGGLVGIEREYKRQKEGAPGFGGVRTFILISLLGTLSAHISSYFGEPLLYIVVLSFVALLIVAQLPEKLPGLTSEISAILTFLIGVLCYKGEFQLASVLAIAVLSILSFKEQMHKFVKHLTLEDLFAFLKFAAVSVILYPLLPDTSLYGVNPKEVWTMVVIISTIDFIGYFLTKVAGERGILFTGLLGGLVSSTAVSATFSSLSKVNKTLIPEYAAGIVGASAIMFPRMVFITGLISVQFTKYLLVPFFTAFIFGIFFAYRISSLEKRERAKVDVKNPYELSNAIKFGAFYAFILFISRNTLKYLGDYGLYIIAAISGLSDVDAITLTVSKLFMANELSLLPAVISIVIAATVNTIFKWFLTLSMGTNELFKMVTPGFLALIVGEILGIGILVFWG